The proteins below are encoded in one region of Amorphus orientalis:
- a CDS encoding SDR family NAD(P)-dependent oxidoreductase produces the protein MLLQNKVAIVTGGARGIGYAVARRLLNDGAKVVIADIEDDLVEKAAGELSPLGDVLPIVCDVGERLDVRNLIAATLDAHGQIDVLVNNAGIVHGADFLEVEEEDFDRVLRVNLKGAFLVAQAVARHMVERVEAGAAPGSIINMSSINAVFALPNQVPYSISKGGISQLTKAAAISLAPYGIRVNAVGPGSIATEMLKKVAREDPNANRTMLSRTPLGRLGDPSEIAAVVAFLASEDASYVTGQTIYADGGRLPLNYLVPVED, from the coding sequence ATGCTTCTCCAGAACAAGGTCGCGATCGTCACCGGCGGCGCTCGCGGGATCGGCTATGCCGTCGCCCGCCGCCTTCTCAACGATGGTGCCAAGGTCGTCATAGCCGACATTGAGGACGACCTGGTCGAAAAGGCCGCCGGCGAGCTGTCCCCGCTCGGCGACGTGCTGCCGATCGTCTGCGACGTGGGCGAGCGGCTCGACGTCCGCAATCTGATCGCGGCGACGCTCGACGCCCACGGCCAGATCGACGTGCTGGTCAACAATGCCGGCATCGTCCACGGGGCGGATTTCCTCGAGGTCGAGGAAGAGGATTTCGACCGGGTCCTGCGCGTGAACCTCAAGGGCGCGTTCCTGGTGGCCCAGGCCGTGGCCCGGCACATGGTCGAACGGGTCGAGGCGGGGGCGGCGCCGGGATCGATCATCAACATGTCGAGCATCAACGCGGTGTTCGCGCTGCCCAACCAGGTGCCCTATTCGATCTCCAAGGGCGGCATCAGCCAGCTCACCAAGGCGGCGGCGATCTCGCTGGCGCCCTACGGGATCCGCGTGAACGCCGTGGGTCCGGGCTCGATCGCGACGGAGATGCTGAAGAAGGTCGCCCGAGAGGATCCGAACGCGAACCGCACGATGCTGTCGCGGACCCCGCTGGGCCGCCTCGGCGATCCGTCGGAAATCGCCGCGGTGGTCGCCTTCCTCGCCTCCGAGGATGCCAGCTACGTCACCGGGCAGACGATCTACGCCGACGGCGGACGCCTGCCGCTGAACTATCTGGTGCCGGTCGAGGACTGA